ATTTAGGGTTAAAGTTTAAATGTCTCGCTTGTAATATTGCTTTTATATTTCTTAAACATAAATATTCCTATTACTGTGTATTCTTACATAAGTATCCATAAATTACTTAAACCGAAGTTAGGAGATAAAATGAAAAAGAATTTTGATGATCTCGTCGAGCTATCAAGATATCTGAGGAGCCCACAGGGCTGTCCATGGGACAGAGAGCAGTCATTAGAAACCGTAACACCATACATAATCGAAGAAGCATACGAAGTTGTACAGGCAATAGAGCTTAAGGACAAAGATGAAATAATTGAAGAGTTGGGTGATCTATTTTTTCAGGTAATTTTTGCATCCCAAATCGCATCAGAAGACGGAGAGTTTGATATATCTGATGTTATTGACAGACTTCACAACAAACTGGTCCGTAGACACCCTCATGTGTTTGGGGATGAAAAAGCAAAAGACGCTGATGAAGCAATAAAGACCTGGCATAAACAAAAATTAAAGGAAAAAACCAGGAAACGCAGACTACTTGAAATACCTCAAACAATGCCTTCACTTCTAAGAGCTCACAGAGTGTCTGAAAAAGCTTCACAAGTAGGCTTTGATTGGCAAAACGCAGGAGAAGTTCTTCCCAAAGTTAAAGAAGAACTTGCAGAGCTAGAGGTAGAGATAGAAAATAATAATAAAGAAGCAATTGAAAAAGAATGGGGTGATCTTGTTTTTTCACTCGTTAATTTGGGACGGCATCTAAAACTCGACTCTGAAAAATCGGCCCATAGAGCAATAGATAGTTTTATTGGCAGGTTTAGTAAAGTTGAGGACAAAGCTTCAGAGCAAGGAAAGGAATTATCAGAGCT
This is a stretch of genomic DNA from Thermodesulfobacteriota bacterium. It encodes these proteins:
- the mazG gene encoding nucleoside triphosphate pyrophosphohydrolase, with translation MKKNFDDLVELSRYLRSPQGCPWDREQSLETVTPYIIEEAYEVVQAIELKDKDEIIEELGDLFFQVIFASQIASEDGEFDISDVIDRLHNKLVRRHPHVFGDEKAKDADEAIKTWHKQKLKEKTRKRRLLEIPQTMPSLLRAHRVSEKASQVGFDWQNAGEVLPKVKEELAELEVEIENNNKEAIEKEWGDLVFSLVNLGRHLKLDSEKSAHRAIDSFIGRFSKVEDKASEQGKELSELTLAEMDELWDEVKKERD